A window of the Streptomyces albireticuli genome harbors these coding sequences:
- a CDS encoding polyprenyl synthetase family protein: MTEASHQASRSPDGARTSTTTRGETVTSAIPAVDTAGVNALLERGRTLATPVLRAAVDRLAPPMDTVAAYHFGWIDAQGRPAHGDGGKAVRPALALLSAEAAGAPPETGIPGAVAVELVHNFSLLHDDLMDGDEQRRHRDTVWKVYGPEQAILVGDALFALANEILLELGTVEAGRATRRLTTATRKLIDGQAQDISYEHRERVTVEECLEMEGNKTGALLACAVSIGAVLGGADDRTADTLEAYGYHLGLAFQAVDDLLGIWGDPEATGKQTWSDLRQRKKSLPVVAALAAGGPASERLADILAADAKLGESQTADFDEEEFASRAALIEEAGGREWTSQEARRQHATAIEALDGVDMPAQVRAQLTALADFVVVRKR, from the coding sequence ATGACCGAGGCGAGCCATCAAGCGTCGCGTTCCCCCGACGGGGCGCGTACGAGCACGACCACCAGAGGAGAGACCGTGACATCGGCGATCCCAGCTGTCGACACCGCAGGCGTCAACGCCCTGCTGGAGCGCGGACGGACGCTTGCCACGCCGGTGCTGCGTGCCGCCGTGGACCGGCTCGCGCCGCCCATGGACACCGTCGCCGCCTACCACTTCGGCTGGATCGACGCCCAGGGCAGGCCCGCGCACGGCGACGGCGGCAAGGCCGTCCGGCCCGCCCTCGCCCTGCTCTCGGCCGAGGCCGCCGGAGCACCGCCGGAGACCGGCATCCCCGGCGCCGTCGCCGTCGAGCTCGTGCACAACTTCTCGCTGCTCCACGACGACCTGATGGACGGCGACGAGCAGCGCCGGCACCGCGACACGGTGTGGAAGGTGTACGGCCCCGAGCAGGCCATCCTGGTCGGCGACGCGCTGTTCGCGCTCGCGAACGAGATCCTGCTGGAGCTCGGCACGGTCGAGGCCGGCCGCGCCACCCGGCGGCTGACCACCGCCACCCGGAAGCTGATCGACGGTCAGGCCCAGGACATCTCCTACGAGCACCGCGAGCGGGTCACCGTCGAGGAGTGCCTGGAGATGGAGGGCAACAAGACGGGCGCCCTGCTCGCCTGCGCCGTCTCCATCGGCGCCGTCCTCGGCGGCGCCGACGACCGCACGGCCGACACCCTGGAGGCCTACGGCTACCACCTGGGCCTCGCCTTCCAGGCCGTCGACGACCTGCTGGGCATCTGGGGAGACCCGGAGGCCACGGGCAAGCAGACCTGGAGCGACCTGCGCCAGCGCAAGAAGTCGCTGCCGGTCGTCGCCGCCCTCGCGGCGGGCGGCCCCGCCTCCGAGCGGCTCGCCGACATCCTCGCCGCCGACGCCAAGCTCGGCGAATCCCAGACCGCCGACTTCGACGAGGAAGAATTCGCCAGCCGCGCGGCGTTGATCGAAGAGGCGGGCGGCCGGGAGTGGACCTCCCAGGAGGCCCGCCGCCAGCACGCCACCGCGATCGAGGCCCTCGACGGAGTCGACATGCCGGCCCAGGTACGGGCCCAGCTCACGGCGCTCGCCGACTTCGTCGTCGTACGAAAGAGATGA
- the hpnE gene encoding hydroxysqualene dehydroxylase HpnE, whose protein sequence is MTTPRTTTRTGRERAHDATPSTGATAVVVGGGLAGITAALELADAGLRVTLLEGRPRLGGLAFSFRRGDLTIDNGQHVYLRCCTAYRWFLDRVEAAALAPLQPRLDVPVLDVGHPSGKPRLGRLRRTALPVPLHLAASLATYPHLSLAERAKVGRAALALGALDLDDPALDDEDFASWLHRHGQSPRAVEALWDLVGVATLNATADRSSLGLAAMVFKTGLLSEPGAADIGWARVPLGELHDTRARAALDKAGVRTELRTRATSLTRAEDGRWQVDTEAGAGGTERLDADAVVLAVPQRETHALLPEGALDDPDRLLGIDTAPILNLHVVYDRKVLRQPFFAALGSPVQWVFDRTDSSGLAARGTGGQYLAVSQSAAHDDIDRPVAELRARYLPELERLLPAARGAGVRDFFVTRERTATFAPTPGVGGLRPGAPTATPGLFLAGAWTATGWPATMEGAVRSGVQAAAAALSELGRPHHHPLREPA, encoded by the coding sequence ATGACCACACCACGCACGACGACCCGTACCGGACGGGAGCGCGCGCACGACGCGACCCCCTCCACCGGAGCCACCGCGGTGGTCGTCGGCGGCGGGCTGGCCGGCATCACGGCCGCGCTCGAACTCGCCGACGCCGGACTCCGCGTCACCCTGCTGGAGGGCCGCCCCCGCCTCGGCGGGCTCGCCTTCTCCTTCCGCCGCGGCGACCTCACCATCGACAACGGCCAGCACGTCTACCTGCGCTGCTGCACCGCCTACCGCTGGTTCCTCGACCGCGTCGAGGCCGCCGCGCTCGCGCCGCTGCAACCCCGGCTCGACGTGCCCGTGCTCGACGTCGGCCACCCCTCGGGCAAGCCGCGCCTGGGCCGGCTGCGGCGCACCGCCCTGCCCGTCCCGCTGCACCTCGCCGCGAGCCTGGCCACCTACCCGCACCTCTCGCTCGCCGAGCGCGCCAAGGTGGGACGTGCCGCGCTCGCCCTCGGCGCCCTCGACCTCGACGACCCCGCGCTGGACGACGAGGACTTCGCGAGCTGGCTGCACCGCCACGGCCAGTCCCCGCGCGCCGTCGAGGCCCTGTGGGACCTCGTCGGCGTCGCCACCCTCAACGCCACCGCCGACCGCTCCTCGCTGGGCCTGGCCGCCATGGTCTTCAAGACCGGCCTGCTCTCCGAGCCCGGCGCCGCCGACATCGGCTGGGCGCGCGTGCCCCTCGGCGAGCTGCACGACACCCGGGCCCGCGCCGCCCTCGACAAGGCCGGCGTCCGCACCGAGCTGCGCACCCGCGCGACCTCGCTCACCCGGGCCGAGGACGGCCGCTGGCAGGTCGACACCGAGGCCGGGGCCGGCGGCACCGAGCGGCTCGACGCCGACGCGGTGGTCCTCGCCGTGCCCCAGCGCGAGACCCACGCCCTGCTCCCCGAGGGCGCGCTCGACGACCCGGACCGGCTGCTCGGCATCGACACCGCGCCGATCCTCAACCTCCACGTCGTATACGACCGCAAAGTCCTGCGGCAGCCCTTCTTCGCGGCGCTCGGCTCCCCGGTGCAGTGGGTCTTCGACCGCACCGACTCCTCCGGGCTCGCCGCGCGGGGCACCGGCGGCCAGTACCTGGCCGTCTCCCAGTCCGCCGCGCACGACGACATCGACCGGCCCGTCGCCGAGCTCCGCGCGCGCTACCTCCCGGAGCTGGAGCGGCTGCTGCCCGCGGCCCGCGGCGCCGGCGTAAGGGACTTCTTCGTGACCCGGGAGCGTACAGCGACGTTCGCCCCCACCCCGGGGGTCGGCGGGCTGCGGCCCGGCGCCCCCACCGCCACGCCCGGCCTCTTCCTGGCCGGCGCGTGGACCGCCACCGGCTGGCCCGCGACGATGGAGGGCGCGGTGCGCAGCGGTGTCCAGGCCGCCGCCGCGGCACTCTCCGAGCTGGGCCGACCGCATCACCACCCCTTGCGGGAGCCGGCATGA
- the hpnD gene encoding presqualene diphosphate synthase HpnD gives MSGTVNGSPDASAPVLAAYSYCEAVTGQQAGNFSYGIRLLPTAKRRAMSALYAFSRRVDDIGDGPLDPAAKQRRLEETRALLARIREGGIEDDDTDPVAVALSHAARRFPIPLGGLDELIDGVQMDVRGESYETWDDLAVYCRCVAGAIGRLSLGVFGTVPGARDAARAAEYADTLGLALQLTNILRDVREDAANGRTYLPADDLAKFGCAAGFHSAKPPAGADFTGLVHFEVRRARALFAEGTKLLPMLDRRSGACVAAMSGIYRRLLDRIAEEPEAVLRGRVSLPGREKVYVAVRGLSGLDARGVGRRTAGGRA, from the coding sequence GTGAGCGGGACCGTGAACGGATCGCCAGACGCGTCCGCGCCGGTACTCGCCGCGTACAGCTACTGCGAGGCGGTCACCGGCCAGCAGGCCGGCAACTTCAGCTACGGCATCAGACTGCTGCCGACCGCCAAGCGGCGCGCCATGTCGGCGCTCTACGCCTTCTCCCGGCGCGTCGACGACATCGGTGACGGCCCGCTGGACCCGGCGGCCAAGCAGCGGCGGCTCGAGGAGACCCGGGCCCTGCTCGCCCGGATCCGCGAGGGCGGCATCGAGGACGACGACACCGACCCGGTGGCCGTCGCGCTCAGCCATGCCGCGCGCCGCTTCCCGATTCCGCTCGGCGGGCTCGACGAACTGATCGACGGCGTTCAGATGGATGTGCGTGGCGAGTCCTACGAGACGTGGGACGACCTCGCCGTCTACTGCCGCTGTGTCGCGGGTGCCATCGGCCGGCTCTCGCTCGGGGTGTTCGGCACCGTGCCCGGCGCGCGCGACGCCGCGCGCGCCGCTGAGTACGCCGATACTCTGGGTCTCGCGCTCCAGCTCACCAACATCCTGCGCGACGTCCGCGAGGACGCGGCCAACGGCCGCACCTACCTCCCGGCGGACGATCTCGCCAAGTTCGGCTGCGCCGCGGGCTTCCATTCCGCGAAGCCGCCGGCCGGGGCCGACTTCACGGGCCTGGTCCACTTCGAAGTCCGGCGCGCCCGCGCGCTGTTCGCCGAGGGCACCAAGCTCCTCCCCATGCTCGACCGGCGCAGCGGTGCCTGCGTCGCCGCCATGTCCGGCATCTACCGCAGGCTGCTGGACCGCATCGCCGAGGAGCCCGAGGCCGTGCTGCGCGGCCGCGTCTCGCTCCCCGGCCGCGAGAAGGTGTACGTCGCCGTGCGCGGCCTGTCCGGTCTCGACGCCCGCGGCGTCGGCCGGCGGACCGCCGGGGGGCGCGCTTGA
- the hpnC gene encoding squalene synthase HpnC: MTAGTAAHERAVLDKAAHENFPVAPFFLPRAWRDDLMAVYGYARLVDDIGDGDLAPGGRDAELLGLDREQADDRPALLDAFEADLLRVFDTTGTGPRHPLLLRLRPTVRRCGLTAEPFLGLIAANRQDQHVTRYATYADLLAYCELSANPVGRLVLGITGTASPERIRRSDAVCTGLQIVEHLQDVAEDLGRDRVYLPAEDMQRFRVDEADLARPTSGASLRALVAYEAERAGELLNEGTPLVGSVHGRLKLLLAGFVGGGRAALRAVAAAGHDVLPGPPKPTKLSLLREVGATLRREG; encoded by the coding sequence GTGACGGCGGGGACGGCCGCGCACGAGCGCGCCGTGCTCGACAAGGCCGCGCACGAGAACTTCCCGGTGGCACCCTTCTTCCTGCCGCGAGCCTGGCGGGACGACCTCATGGCCGTCTACGGCTACGCCCGCCTCGTCGACGACATCGGCGACGGCGACCTGGCCCCGGGCGGCCGCGACGCCGAGCTGCTGGGCCTCGACCGGGAACAGGCGGACGACCGCCCGGCCCTGCTCGACGCCTTCGAGGCCGACCTCCTGCGCGTCTTCGACACCACCGGCACCGGCCCGCGCCACCCCCTGCTGCTCCGGCTGCGCCCGACCGTCCGCCGGTGCGGCCTGACCGCTGAACCGTTTCTCGGCCTGATCGCGGCCAACCGCCAGGACCAGCACGTCACCCGCTACGCCACCTACGCGGACCTGCTCGCCTACTGCGAGCTGTCCGCCAACCCCGTCGGCCGTCTGGTCCTGGGCATCACCGGCACCGCCAGCCCCGAGCGGATCCGCCGCTCGGACGCGGTCTGCACGGGTCTCCAGATCGTCGAACACCTACAGGACGTCGCCGAGGACCTCGGACGCGACCGCGTCTATCTCCCGGCCGAGGACATGCAGCGCTTCCGCGTCGACGAGGCCGATCTGGCCCGTCCCACCAGTGGCGCGTCGTTGCGTGCCCTGGTCGCGTACGAGGCGGAACGCGCCGGGGAACTGCTGAATGAAGGCACCCCCCTGGTGGGTAGCGTCCACGGCAGGTTGAAGCTGTTGCTCGCGGGGTTCGTGGGCGGGGGGAGGGCCGCGCTCCGCGCGGTCGCCGCCGCGGGACACGACGTACTGCCCGGACCGCCCAAGCCCACCAAGCTCAGCCTGCTGCGCGAGGTGGGAGCGACACTGCGAAGAGAGGGGTGA
- a CDS encoding ABC transporter ATP-binding protein gives MAEQNPTGAPEVPAAPSGPRIPTVIADDVHIVYRVYGGSTGRGSATAALNRLVRRTPGAGVREVHAVKGVSFTAYRGEAIGLIGSNGSGKSTLLKAIAGLLPAERGKVYTDGQPSLLGVNAAMMNDLTGEKNVMLGGLAMGMSREQIRERYQGIVDFSGINEKGDFITLPMRTYSSGMAARLRFSIAAAKDHDVLMIDEALATGDRSFQKRSEARIRELRKEAGTVFLVSHNNRSIRDTCDRVLWLEHGQLLMDGPTEEVVRAYEKETAR, from the coding sequence GTGGCTGAACAGAACCCCACCGGGGCCCCCGAGGTCCCCGCTGCGCCTTCGGGCCCCCGTATCCCCACCGTGATCGCGGACGACGTGCACATCGTCTACCGCGTCTACGGCGGCAGCACCGGCCGCGGCAGCGCGACCGCCGCGCTCAACCGGCTGGTGCGCCGGACGCCGGGGGCCGGCGTCCGGGAGGTGCACGCCGTCAAGGGCGTCAGCTTCACCGCCTACCGCGGTGAGGCGATCGGCCTGATCGGCTCCAACGGCTCCGGCAAGTCGACCCTGCTCAAGGCCATCGCCGGGCTGCTGCCCGCCGAGCGCGGCAAGGTCTACACCGACGGCCAGCCCTCGCTGCTGGGCGTCAACGCGGCCATGATGAACGACCTCACGGGCGAGAAGAACGTGATGCTCGGCGGGCTGGCGATGGGCATGTCCCGGGAGCAGATCCGCGAGCGCTACCAGGGGATCGTCGACTTCTCCGGCATCAACGAGAAGGGCGACTTCATCACGCTGCCGATGCGGACGTACTCCTCCGGCATGGCGGCCCGGCTGCGGTTCTCCATCGCCGCGGCCAAGGACCACGACGTCTTGATGATCGACGAGGCGCTGGCGACCGGTGACCGGTCCTTCCAGAAGCGCTCCGAGGCCCGGATCCGCGAGCTCCGCAAGGAGGCCGGCACGGTCTTCCTCGTCAGCCACAACAACCGGTCGATCCGGGACACCTGCGACCGGGTGCTCTGGCTCGAACACGGGCAGCTGCTCATGGACGGACCGACCGAGGAAGTGGTCCGGGCCTATGAGAAGGAGACGGCCCGCTAG
- a CDS encoding ABC transporter permease produces MSETTHDSAVAMSAPPSPDDGLSAAELAKKYGLAVSGARPPLGEYARQLWARRHFILAFSRAKLTAQYSKAKLGQVWQVATPLLNATVYFLIFGLLMQQSKGMGIRTYIPFLVTGIFVFTFTQSSAMAGVRAISGNLGLVRALHFPRAALPISFALQQLQQLLYSMVVLFLFLLGFGHMPSLSWLLIVPVLVLQFCFNTGLAMVLARAGSKTPDLAQLLPFVTRTWMYASGVMYSLVDALEKAKAPGWVVDVLSANPAAVYIDLMRWSLIENHSRIHLPPHVWSLALGWALVFGVGGFVYFWKAEEQYGRG; encoded by the coding sequence GTGAGCGAGACAACGCACGACAGTGCGGTCGCCATGAGTGCCCCGCCATCCCCCGACGACGGACTCTCCGCCGCCGAGCTGGCCAAGAAGTACGGCCTCGCGGTGAGCGGCGCCCGGCCCCCGCTGGGGGAGTACGCCCGGCAGCTGTGGGCGCGGCGCCACTTCATCCTCGCGTTCTCCCGGGCGAAGCTGACCGCGCAGTACAGCAAGGCGAAGCTGGGCCAGGTCTGGCAGGTGGCCACGCCGCTGCTGAACGCGACGGTGTACTTCCTCATCTTCGGCCTGCTGATGCAGCAGAGCAAGGGGATGGGGATCAGGACGTACATCCCCTTCCTGGTGACGGGCATCTTCGTCTTCACCTTCACCCAGAGCTCGGCGATGGCGGGCGTCCGCGCCATCTCGGGCAACCTGGGGCTGGTGCGGGCCCTGCACTTCCCCCGGGCGGCGCTGCCGATCTCCTTCGCGCTCCAGCAGCTCCAGCAGCTGCTGTACTCGATGGTGGTGCTCTTCCTCTTCCTGCTGGGCTTCGGCCACATGCCGTCGCTCTCGTGGCTGCTGATCGTCCCGGTGCTGGTGCTCCAGTTCTGCTTCAACACCGGCCTCGCGATGGTGCTGGCCCGCGCGGGCAGCAAGACCCCGGACCTCGCCCAGCTGCTGCCGTTCGTCACGCGTACCTGGATGTACGCGTCCGGCGTGATGTACAGCCTGGTGGACGCGCTGGAGAAGGCGAAGGCGCCGGGGTGGGTCGTGGACGTGCTGAGCGCCAACCCGGCCGCCGTCTACATCGACCTGATGCGCTGGTCGCTGATCGAGAACCACAGCAGGATCCACCTGCCGCCGCACGTCTGGTCCCTGGCCCTCGGCTGGGCGCTGGTCTTCGGCGTCGGAGGCTTCGTGTACTTCTGGAAGGCTGAGGAGCAGTACGGCCGTGGCTGA
- a CDS encoding glycosyltransferase family 2 protein yields MKLGAVVLTMGNRPAELRALLESVAKQDGDPIEVVVVGNGSPLPPLASMAPPGLTVRTVELSENVGIPAGRNVGIEAFGPAGREVDALLFLDDDGLLPGQDTAALCREAFAADPKLGIVSFRIADPDTGLTQRRHVPRLRASDPMRSSRVTTFLGGANAVRTRVFAEVGGLPDDFFYAHEETDLAWRALDAGWMIDYRSDMVLHHPTTPPSRHAVYHRMVARNRVWLARRNLPAPLVPVYLGVWLLLTLARRPSMPALRAWLGGFKEGWTTPCGPRRPMKWRTVWRLTRLGRPPVI; encoded by the coding sequence ATGAAGCTCGGCGCGGTCGTCCTGACCATGGGCAACCGCCCCGCCGAGCTGCGCGCGCTGCTGGAGTCGGTGGCCAAGCAGGACGGCGACCCCATCGAGGTCGTCGTCGTCGGCAACGGCTCGCCGCTGCCCCCGCTCGCCTCCATGGCCCCGCCCGGGCTGACCGTGCGGACCGTCGAGCTCTCCGAGAACGTCGGCATCCCGGCCGGCCGCAACGTCGGCATCGAGGCCTTCGGCCCCGCCGGCCGCGAGGTCGACGCGCTGCTCTTCCTGGACGACGACGGGCTGCTGCCCGGCCAGGACACGGCCGCGCTGTGCCGCGAGGCCTTCGCCGCCGACCCGAAGCTCGGCATCGTCAGCTTCCGCATCGCCGACCCCGACACCGGGCTCACCCAGCGCCGCCACGTGCCGCGGCTGCGCGCCTCGGACCCGATGCGGTCCTCGCGCGTGACCACCTTCCTCGGCGGCGCCAACGCGGTCCGCACCCGGGTCTTCGCGGAGGTCGGCGGCCTGCCCGACGACTTCTTCTACGCCCATGAGGAGACCGACCTCGCGTGGCGGGCCCTCGACGCGGGCTGGATGATCGACTACCGCTCGGACATGGTCCTGCACCACCCGACGACGCCGCCGAGCCGCCACGCGGTCTACCACCGCATGGTCGCCCGCAACCGCGTCTGGCTGGCCCGGCGCAACCTCCCGGCGCCCCTCGTCCCCGTCTACCTCGGGGTGTGGCTGCTGCTGACCCTGGCCAGGCGGCCCTCGATGCCGGCGCTGCGCGCCTGGCTTGGCGGCTTCAAGGAGGGCTGGACGACCCCCTGTGGCCCACGGCGCCCCATGAAGTGGCGTACCGTGTGGCGCCTGACCCGACTGGGTCGCCCTCCCGTGATCTGA
- a CDS encoding CDP-alcohol phosphatidyltransferase family protein, protein MPKPSLAELRPVVHPGGLKDRRSGEHWAGRIYMREISLRCTRVLVDTRLSPNGYTGLMILAGIAAGAALLVPGLTGAILGALLIQLYLLLDCVDGELARWRKVTSITGVYLDRVGHYLSEAALLVGFGIRAADVFHKDGASTQWQWALLGTVAALGAILIKAETDLVDVARARSGLPAAEDSAATPRSSGMALARKAAAALKFHRLVGGVEASLVILVAGIADFFHHDLLFTRIAVVLLAAIAVLQTVLHLVSILASSRLK, encoded by the coding sequence ATGCCAAAACCGTCACTAGCTGAACTCCGTCCGGTCGTCCACCCCGGCGGCCTCAAGGACCGGCGCAGCGGTGAGCACTGGGCCGGGCGCATCTACATGCGGGAGATCTCGCTGCGCTGCACCCGGGTCCTGGTGGACACCAGGCTCTCGCCCAACGGGTACACCGGGCTGATGATCCTCGCCGGGATCGCGGCCGGCGCGGCACTCCTGGTGCCCGGCCTGACCGGGGCGATCCTGGGCGCGCTGCTCATCCAGCTGTACCTGCTCCTGGACTGTGTCGACGGCGAGCTCGCGCGCTGGCGCAAGGTCACCTCGATCACCGGCGTCTACCTCGACCGGGTGGGCCACTACCTCTCCGAGGCCGCCCTTCTGGTGGGCTTCGGCATCCGCGCCGCGGACGTCTTCCACAAGGACGGCGCGAGCACGCAGTGGCAGTGGGCGCTCCTGGGCACCGTGGCCGCGCTCGGCGCGATCCTGATCAAGGCCGAGACGGACCTGGTGGACGTGGCCCGGGCCCGCAGCGGGCTGCCGGCGGCGGAGGACTCCGCGGCCACCCCCCGCTCCTCGGGCATGGCCCTGGCCCGCAAGGCCGCGGCGGCGCTGAAGTTCCACCGCCTGGTCGGCGGCGTCGAGGCGTCCCTGGTGATCCTGGTCGCGGGCATCGCGGACTTCTTCCACCACGACCTGCTGTTCACCCGGATCGCGGTTGTGCTGCTCGCCGCCATCGCGGTATTGCAGACAGTGCTCCACCTCGTGTCCATCCTCGCTTCCAGCAGGCTGAAATGA
- a CDS encoding iron-containing alcohol dehydrogenase family protein produces MPVLTRLIPSPVVVDIRAGALDDLAKILADQRISSSGKLAIAISGGSGAVLRERLAPALPGASWYEVGGGTLDDAIKLGDAMKKGHYDAVVGLGGGKIIDCAKYAAARVGLPLVAVATNLSHDGLCSPVATLDNDAGRGSYGVPNPIAVVIDLDVIREAPVRFVRSGIGDAISNISSVADWELSHRETGEAIDGLAAAMARQAGEAVLRHPGGVGDDGFLQVLAEGLVLTGISMSVAGDSRPASGACHEINHAFDLLYPKRAASHGEQCGLGAAFAMHLRGAREESALMVEVLRRHGLPVLPQEIGFSAEEFVRAVEYAPRTRPGRYTILEHLDLSTDQIRDAYADYAKTVTS; encoded by the coding sequence GTGCCAGTACTGACGAGGCTCATCCCCTCGCCGGTCGTCGTCGACATCCGGGCCGGAGCGCTGGACGATCTGGCGAAGATCCTCGCCGATCAGCGGATCTCCAGCTCCGGCAAGCTGGCCATCGCCATCAGCGGCGGCTCCGGGGCGGTGCTGCGCGAGCGGCTCGCCCCGGCGCTGCCCGGCGCCTCCTGGTACGAGGTCGGCGGCGGCACCCTCGACGACGCCATCAAGCTCGGCGACGCCATGAAGAAGGGGCACTACGACGCGGTCGTGGGCCTCGGCGGCGGCAAGATCATCGACTGTGCGAAGTACGCCGCCGCACGGGTCGGGCTGCCGCTGGTGGCCGTCGCGACGAACCTGTCGCACGACGGCCTCTGCTCGCCCGTCGCCACGCTCGACAACGACGCGGGCCGCGGCTCGTACGGGGTGCCCAACCCCATCGCCGTCGTCATCGACCTCGACGTCATCCGTGAGGCACCGGTCCGCTTCGTGCGCTCCGGCATCGGTGACGCGATCTCCAACATCTCCTCCGTCGCCGACTGGGAGCTCTCCCACCGCGAGACGGGCGAGGCGATCGACGGCCTGGCCGCCGCGATGGCCCGCCAGGCCGGCGAGGCCGTGCTCCGCCACCCCGGCGGCGTCGGCGACGACGGCTTCCTCCAGGTGCTCGCCGAGGGCCTCGTGCTCACCGGCATCTCCATGTCGGTGGCCGGCGACAGCCGCCCCGCCTCCGGCGCGTGCCACGAGATCAACCACGCCTTCGACCTGCTCTACCCCAAGCGGGCCGCCAGCCACGGCGAGCAGTGTGGCCTCGGCGCCGCCTTCGCCATGCACCTCCGCGGGGCCCGCGAGGAGTCCGCGCTGATGGTCGAGGTGCTGCGGCGCCACGGCCTGCCGGTGCTGCCGCAGGAGATCGGCTTCAGTGCCGAGGAGTTCGTCAGGGCCGTCGAGTACGCCCCGCGGACCCGCCCCGGGCGCTACACGATCCTGGAGCACCTCGACCTCTCCACCGACCAGATCAGGGACGCTTACGCCGACTATGCCAAAACCGTCACTAGCTGA
- a CDS encoding sugar phosphate nucleotidyltransferase, with translation MIGLVLAAGAGRRLRPYTDTLPKALVPVDGDTTILDLTLANFAEIGLTEVAIIVGYRKEAVYARKEALEAKYGLSLTLIDNDKAEEWNNAYSLWCGRDALKDGVILANGDTVHPVSVERTLLAARGKGQKIILALDTVKQLADEEMKVVVDPEKGVQKITKLMDPAEATGEYIGVTLIEGEAAAELADALKVTFERDPDLYYEDGYQELVNRGFKVDVAPIGDVKWVEIDNHDDLAKGRGIACQY, from the coding sequence ATGATCGGCCTCGTGCTGGCTGCCGGCGCCGGACGGCGTCTGCGTCCCTACACCGACACTCTGCCCAAGGCCCTGGTGCCGGTGGACGGTGACACCACCATCCTCGACCTCACCCTGGCCAACTTCGCCGAGATCGGTCTGACCGAGGTCGCGATCATCGTGGGCTACCGCAAGGAGGCCGTGTACGCCCGCAAGGAGGCCCTGGAGGCCAAGTACGGCCTGAGCCTCACCCTGATCGACAACGACAAGGCCGAGGAGTGGAACAACGCCTACTCCCTGTGGTGCGGCCGCGACGCCCTCAAGGACGGCGTGATCCTCGCCAACGGTGACACCGTGCACCCGGTCTCCGTCGAGCGCACCCTCCTCGCCGCCCGCGGCAAGGGTCAGAAGATCATCCTCGCCCTCGACACGGTGAAGCAGCTCGCCGACGAGGAGATGAAGGTCGTCGTCGACCCCGAGAAGGGCGTCCAGAAGATCACCAAGCTGATGGACCCGGCCGAGGCCACCGGTGAGTACATCGGTGTCACCCTGATCGAGGGCGAGGCCGCCGCCGAGCTGGCGGACGCCCTCAAGGTCACCTTCGAGCGCGACCCCGACCTCTACTACGAGGACGGCTACCAGGAGCTCGTCAACCGCGGCTTCAAGGTCGACGTGGCGCCCATCGGCGACGTCAAGTGGGTCGAGATCGACAACCACGACGACCTCGCCAAGGGCCGGGGGATCGCGTGCCAGTACTGA